AGAATAGTAATATCCTCTGTCTTGATATGTCTTGCCCATCAATGTCTTAGTATGAGGACTggatcttgtcttgtctgccGCTAGTAACCCGCAATGTTTTAGTCTGGCTTGTGGAGAATGTCGTCGTGTTTAACTACTGCATGTCATTGtcataaatatcttttttaggCGAGGCGAAGGCGGCTCGGGACGGAACACTCGGAGGTTGACCGTTTTCCTTCCAAGGGTCTCCCCTGAAGAGAGTGAGGCTTTAAAGGTCAGTTGTCAGTACTCAAGGTTCACAAGGGCACGGGTGCATACTGTAGGTAGAGGTGGAAGATAACATGGAGCAGTCAGGCGAGCCCCAGGATCTGGGACTGACAAGAGCCAGGATTCGTGATATGTCAATATCAGATTGAAACAATTGGAAACGTGAAGAACTGATGTTCCGGCTGACAACAAGGCAGAAGCCGACTCACGGCAGATTATGGCGATCATCCTGTTTCTCAAACGTCCGGATTAGTACTATTGTCTCAGATATAATGTCTGAGTTCGTACTTGTCCAAGCACGCACACGCCCACGCCCCGTGCTCAAAGATCCTGCAACCTGAAAGGGTCATGGAcaagacaacaacagcagagcagaagcagaagcagaagcagaagcaagacCCCGGGAGAGCTGATGTCGTGCTTCCAGACGATAATACATGCGGTTCCGTCGTTGGCTCACAGGGCGAGTGGCTGTAGACCGGGGATAGTGATTGGACTGGGAGCGCCATCTGTGCTACTGTTATGAGCTCTCTCCGACGTGTACAGTGTCAGCCGGGTTCGGGCGGACCAAGCTGTCGGATCCTTCTATTTTCTGCTGTGGTTTGTTGTATGTCGAGGTTGCATTGAACTCTTTCCAAATGATCTTACATGGTTAACGAGTCAAGCCAGCCTCGTAGTGCAGTGTTGGTGGTGCCTAGTGAGTAGTGTAGGTCCTTAGTGTCGAATTGGGTAGATGCTGTACACTCTGAGGACTGTCTGCTTTTGGTTTTCAGCAGCTATGTTCTAGGGATCGTATTTAACCCTGCAATATTCCCTACAAGGCCCTTTTCTCTAGATATGTTGATCATCTCTTGTTGGTCTCTGTACCACTTACATGCGTGTTCAATATTCGTTTTTTGATTCAGCCTCTTTTTTCCCCCCTCCTGTCTTCTGTTCCCCTTCCTTACCCTTCCCACGCgttgctttttcttcacCTAAACACCATCCTACCTACTTAGTACCTACACTACACCTCTTGGCCCACCCACACTATGGAACCAATTGTCTCACAGGATGGTAACTCGATCGACGCCTCAAACGACGAGTCTACTATTTCCGAAGTATTTGGTCGTCCTATTCTCGACTTGCATCTTACCCTTTGGGATCTGTTCCAAGATGCGGCCCATTCGAGCCCAGACGCAGATGCCGTTGTCTCGCTTTGGCAACCACACAATCACTTGTCAAAcgaccaacaccaagcacCAACTGGCACTCACGAGCCATACCTAAGATGGAGCTATTCGCAGCTGAAGGACAAGGCAGAACGACTCGCCGAATCTCTAGAAGAGTTGGGTTGTCGAGAGGGCATGCGACTAGCCGTCGTTCTTGGCAACTGTGCTGAATGgggtctcttcttctgggcagCGGCCAAGCTTCGCATGGCTTTTGTGCCTCTTGATGCAACTGTTCCTCTAGATGCAAAGAAGGCTATACTGTCCGTCAAGCCACAGGTGTTGGTGGCACAAGATGTAGACGTTACAAAGGCGCTCGACCTTTCTGACGCCCTGATTTCACAGTCCAGTATATGTATACTGTGTACGGAGGGCGACCTCGATAGCTGGCTCCAGCTGTCTGATCTTCTAAAGCCTACAGAGCAACTAGACTCGACACACGCGATCACAGATAGTGTTGAATATAACCCAGACGAAGACCCAGCACTGATTATCTTCACAAGCGGAACAACGGGCGAGCCCAAAGGATGTTGGCACACGAACCGCAACCTCGTCTCCCAGTGTTGCGACTTTGACCCCGAAGTCAACGCCATGGGGCCGTTGAGATGGCTTATCCACACGCCCGTCTCGCACGtcttcgccatcaacaacgctCTTCGCGCATGGCGCTGGAGTGGCACTGCTGTGTTTCCCTCCAAGTCTTTCAACGTGGATGCCACTCTCAAGGCCCTTGTGCAAGAGCAGTGTTCCATCATGTCAGCCACTCCCACCCTCGTCAAAGCCCTCATGGCACACCCCAGCTTTCCCAGCGCAGATCAACTCGACCTTCGTATTGTCACCATTGGCGGTACGTCCATCGGCGCTGAAGACATTCGACTATGTCGCGAAGGCTTGGGTGCCCAGATGGCCATTCAAGTCTTTGGCATGAGCGAGGGCGCTCCCATCATCACCTGGCAGCGATACGACCCTGATCTGGTAGACGGCTGGCATCCTGGTGTCGGCAAGGTTCTTCCAGGAGCGGCAGTGAGGATCTGCCGGCCCGAAACACGGGAAATACTACCTCGATCGGAGATCGGAGAATTGCACATTGGCGGGACATCTGTCATTACGAAATATTTCAACAGGGGTGCTGATGGGTCCATGTACACTGATGAAACGGGCAACTGGTTAGCCACTGGAGACCAAGCCAGGATCGACGAAAAGGGCGTCGTGTATATCCTTGGCCGGTACAAGGATTTGATTATTCGTGGCGGAGAGAACATTTATCCTATCAACATCGAGCGGGAACTCCAGCAACTCGATGGCTTGCAGGTTGGTTGAACATAAATCCATGCATTCCCTGTGTCTAACTCTCCAGCAGGTTCAAGTCATCGGAGTGCCAGACGATCTTGCTGGCCAAGTTCCCGTTGCTATCGTCGTTTTACCCCAAGACATGACTAAAGCGCAAGTCATGGAAAAAGCAAGGAAGGCCGACCAACGTTACGCCCTAGACAGCGTTTACACCCTGCAAGAGCTCGGATTAGAAAGGTTCCCATTGACAGCTCTCGGTAAAGTCAAGAAACAACAGCTCAAAGCACGAGTGTTGAAGCATCGACAAGCGGACAGTACAACCAAGACTCAACTCAGCAATGGAGCATCGATACCACCCTTCGTCGACAAGTTGCTTGGCATCTGTGAACAACTCACTGGTACTCAACCCTCGGTAACAGAGAGTTTCAAGCATCTCGCCGATAGCATTACTCTGCTGCGCTACTGTGACCATGTTCTTCGTATCTGTGGCCAAAGACTCTACCTGCAAGACTTCGTCGAGAACGATACGATCGAAAAGCAAGCACATCTTCTATTGTCCCGAAAGCTACAACAAGCTCGCCTTGTCATTACCCCAGAAGTTCCCAAGTATAGTCCGCCCTCGTCCAAGCAACAAGATCGaacctccgcctccgcctccagcTGTGGTTTTGCGAGTAGCCctgctgaagagaaggataCTTTCTTCTTTGCCAAACGGGCGGTAGTACGTGCAGGCTTCTCCCCTTCCGACATCGAAGACGTGCTACCGATCAGACACTCGCTCCATCGGACGGCGATTGGGTCACGGCCGCAGTCCTACCACAACCGCATGGTGTTTCGCGTCTGCAACGTTGCGCAGCATCAGATTCTGCGCGCCCTGCAAAAGGCGCTGGACTCGAGACCGATGCTCAGGACGATTGTGTTCCCTGCCTCGAATCGTGTTCCGTTCCACGCTGTTCTTGTAACCAGTTCCACACTACTTGATCAGCTCATTCAcgaggtcgaggtcgacTCTGAGGAAGATGCGTGGAACATCTTCAGAGATGACTCTCCACAGGCTCATTCGTCGCCCTTTATGTTTCAGATTGATGTTGTAAGAACCATGTCAGATGGTCAGCTATTTCTGAGCTTCACGTTCAATCACTCTGTTATTGATGCGCTTTCGATCACTCATTGGTACCACGAGCTCGATCACTGGATTCAAGACATTAACACCGATATCCCAGCCTTGACTCCATTTCGATTATTCTCCGATCTTTTCACGCAGTATGAAGACAGCGAGCCTGCGCGAAAGAACATCGCATTTCATACACGCAGACTTCGCGGCATCTCTCGCTTCAGTGGCGCCTTGTGGCCACCTCAGAAAGCCCCTGGCCTGTTGATTGCCAACGACGAAGGCTCTCCGCTTGTAAAGGAGCGTCGCCAGGTTCGTGGAAAGGTCTGGAATGGCCAGTGGGATACTCGCGCACACGAGTTCCAATACCCACGTTCTGGTCGAGTTCTTGCATTGTCAAGTCTCGCAAAACTACAGGATGAATACAGCATTCATCCGTCACTTTTCACCAAGAGCGCCATAGTTCTGTTCAATGTTCTCCAGACTGGTTCATCCCACGCATTGCTCAATGTCTGGGAGAGCGGACGCTCTTGGCCTTTCATCCCGAAGTGGATGGATAAGCTTCTTCCGCCAGCAATGAGTATTGACGGTCCTACCGTTCAGTGGGTACTGAACATGACTGAAGTGGCTCGTAACGAGACTGTGCTCGAGTTCCTCCGGCGCATGTTGGCTGAGAGTGAAGAGACAAAGGAACACGAACATGTTCCCTGGAACAAGGTTGTTCAAAACCTCAGTGACGAAGGGCCAGCTGCAGTCGATGCGTCATTCAGGCAGTCTTTCGTTTGGGATGTTTCCCTAGTCATGAGTCTTGCAAAAGGACCTCAATCCAATTTCACTTCTCTCGAGCCCCTTGCTCGCTATGACTGGCCTGACTGGTAAGCCTAAGCCTTTCTACTATTGGACCTACAACTAACATGGTGGATAGTGGATTTTTCTGGAACGCGTTTATGATTGATTCAATCAACCTGTATTTTATTGCTTCTTGGGACACGGCGCAAATGAACGACAAGGAAGTCGAACGACACTGCGATGATTTGTCGGATGTAATGAGAAAACTGTGCGATGAATGTAACTGGAACAAGAAGTTGAGCGACGTGTTTCGACTATGAGTAATGATGGGATACAGATGGGAATATGAAGGAGTTGTTCGGGGTATGGCATTGGGCATGATGCTTCAAGCATATGAGAGTTATGACGGGTATCATGATCAGGTCACGGCAGAATATTGGGAGGCGTTGTCAATGTCTTTGTTGTTATTTATTTCCTAATCGTTTACATTTTGAGGCCCAACTTCATGTCAATTTGTTCTATCCAGGCACCACAGGGCAATACACCCCTTAAACACCATTGCTATACATGTCTAGACCTGAGCGAGAGaagtatttctttcttataCAAAAGGACCATGTCCTCATCTCAACCTTTACGGCCCCGACTCATAGATGAATCCTCCGAGCTCTTCGAGTCCCGTTTCCAATATGAAGGATGCAGAGGACTCACTCCCCGGTTCGGATCAGGCCGAAACGTTGTCAGTTTTCTGAAGCGCGCAGTCCCGGTGAGTGGTTCAGGAACCGTTTCGGGAGCCCAGAGGTCACATTCCTCCCGATGTATTTGAGTCCTATCTTTCTCGCTAAAGGCCATTGCATCACTGACGATACCCATGACTTCAAGGACGATAGAGGAGCGAAAGTTCTCATGGCAAAGGACATAAATCCACTCTGTTTTAAGCTCATCAGCAGTGTTGTAGTCCTTCTTGGGGATAAACCtcttgatatcatcatccatgagCGCAATAGCAGTGTGGAGAATTCCGCAGTCTGCTGCTCCAGGACTTGCTGGGCTTAGTTGAGGTTCGAATTCATTGTAGACATGCGAGAGAAAGTCCTCAAGGCGGAGAAGACCAGCCAAATCTCGAAATTTGAGTCCTCGGTCCTCAGAGCGTCCTTTTGCGTCTCTTCTGATGGTCAAGTGACGTGTCCACaacttgtccttgttgttggGGCGCTTTATGGCAACCATGCACCCGCAAAGCATCTTGGGTGACTTGCCACACGTCCCCATATCGGtccgaagaagaagttccaGAgcacgaagacgacgactAAGTGCCTGTAGGTGGCTCTCTGCAAGGACTGGGTGATACTCTGGTCGGAGCTGAGGAAGCATgcgaccaacaacaacatcaagcatAAGGTCAACTGCAGTTCTCAGAACTTTGATATCAGAAATGACACAGTTCGGCTGCATTCGTAGCATAAGATCCCAGAAAAGCTGGGTTGAAAGCCAAAGATCTTCGTATCGAGCTTTGACGTCGTCCATCTTTTCGCACTGATCGTGAACCTTCGCTAGGAATTGCGGCCCTTGGAGGTTGAAATCTCGAGAAAAATAGCCTGCGATCGGTGAGCGAAACTCTCTAATGCTGAAAAGCTGTAAGTCTGTAGGACCACCGAACATACCCGCCGGACTGGCAATTCTCGAGTCGACGAGCTCTCGAAGGTTTTGGTTAACTGCTTGCGGGGATGAAATAGGGTGAGCTTCCTGGGTTTCCATATTTCGCTCAGAGCTCTGGGCAAGCTGGAGCGATTGTTCTCCTTGGGGCCTAGGATCTGGAGTAAAATAGCCAGTATCAGTTGAGCAAGGCTCGAAGATATCAGGCAGTATAGAGTCATCAGGGGAGCCAAACATACCTGCTGGACTCTCGATTCTCGAATCCACGGTCTCTGTGCGAGGCAGACTCCCAGTCTTTGAACCGGGGCGAGAGCCTGACGCGCTTGAGATGTCTCCCCGAGAGTTAGGTCTCGTGTTCATTTGGAATCAGGCTTGATAGAAGCTGAAGGGGATGGTTTCGGAGGGATTTGGGAAAGCGGatgcttgagaagttcagaCGGGATGGGCTCGCCAAAGACTTCTGTAAACTTAGACTTGCTAGTAATACTTCGCTTAGTAGAATCTGTAGACTGACTATTCAACTCGTCGCTCATGCTCTAAAGAATTTGGGTTGAGTCAAGGTCCTTCAGGGCAACATGTGTTGGGTTCTGTCGTTATATAGTCAAAAAGTGAGAATTAGCCTAGTAATCCTATATCATTCTGTGCAAGTGAATTGCTATTGTTTTTTGAGCTGGACAGGGACTTAACACCCAGAATATAATTCATTCGTTTTGCATCCCAACTTGTCCAGGTGAACCAGGCCTTTCATCAAAGAATATCAACCACATTAACTTTTCTACTATACGTTCACACATAAATCATCTTCACAACAGGACATGGCTGATCTTTCAACATAATCCTCAAAGGGCAACGGTTCATCTATTGAACAAGAAGCGAATTCACCACACCCTCTTCATGTTCAGACCCTTTGTTCAAAAACCCATCCCGCTCACGCTCCCGTTCTTCCCGTTCTTCACTGAACCGGGCTTGTATAAGAATCTTCTGCCTCTCAACACAAATCATCTTGGCGTTTCCTTCACCTCGACAAATTTGACAACAGCGCTGAAGTTTTTGTTTGCTTGTAGGCTTTGTCTACTGAAGGCCCTCTTGTCACACTTATCTGAATTCCAACAAGCCCTCCAACAAGCCTTCCAGAGGCTTCTTCTCCCCTACTATCTTGGAGTTATTCAGCCCTTCTGTCGCCAACATGGGTTATCCCAGCGGTCGCGAGCACTACCACGAACCTCTTCCCCTCCGTTCTGGGACCCAGCCATACTGTTCCCTGCTCTTCTCGCAGCGTCATCGCAATAACAGGCCTGAGCCCATCGATCTCAGTCTAGTCGCCGACTTCGACGAAGACGATCTCCCTCTCTTTTATAAATCACCTCCGGGCCCCACCACTGCAGAGTTACAAGCAGAGATCAACGCAGAGTTCGGCGCTCTGATAGGAAACAGCAAGCAGCCCGGGGGAGAAGATTTCCTTCAACAGAGAGCTCGCCTGCGCCATGTCCCAAAGATCGAGCGTCCTTCGGTTAATATCCTTGAACCTCCTTCTCGCGGATATTGGGCACCTCTATCTTCAAGCTTTGAAATGCTCCCGTCTGAGGGCAGCCCATCACCAACTTCAGAATATCATACTCCACCGCGAATTCGAAAAGGCTTCCCTAGAACTCTAGACCTTGAGTTGACAAATCAGCTTGAAGGGCCCCCGTATGGAAgtagctcatcatcacctcagTCCGGGTCAGTTTCTTCATCAGACAGCGACAGTCCCGTTCTATGGATGCGTCCGCTAGAGCGCATTCCTCTGTTGCCACCCACTGCCAGATCACCACGTTTTGATGCCGATACACTGCAACCTATCGCCGGAAATCCCTACAGACGTAGTTCATACTTCAATGACCGTCATGGTTATTCGACTGCAGAGGAGCACAGGCCATGCCAGGAAGACACCAAGGACACATGGGGAGGTGCATGTCTCGACTGCTTGTTCTTCGGTGTCTTGTTTGTGTTATTCATGTCCGCTATCTTTTCGTATGCTTGCATCGTGCTTTTGTTCTTCCGCAACTGGTCACGTACATAGCGAGCAGGGGATCATGGGTTCGAAATTTGGGGTAGAGTCAGCTATGTGCATGGCAAACTGGGCATAATGCATCGAAATTGCGTGGCGTTTGGTGTATATTGGGGCATATCGGCATTTCAAAACTCTTCATTAATATATGCATAGACGGACATAACCCGTTAGAACTGCGAGGTAATAACTAAACAAAGTGTATTTGATTTGACCCGACCAGGGCTACCATCTTGTGAATGAGCAACCATCTAGGTATATTGTGCTAATATGTCCGCGGGTATCAAGCGCTGCAGCGCATGCTTCCCAATCTACTACTTGTACATGCTGCCAGCTTAACATTAgatttcttcctcctcttgatCTATCGCTTGTTCTCGTTTCCCGGTGCTAATCTCCATGCCCGCAGAGGTAGACTCTGGAGATGTAACACCTTTGGCTTGATGTACCAGAAGAAAGTTGCAGCACCAAACAGGACACATAATATGTTCACTGTATAGTATCCGTCGTGGATCATGTGACATGTTCCGCCGCCAGCCTCACATCTCTCCTTCTCAGACTGTACAGCGCATGAGAATGCATCTTTGATAAGTGTGCCCTTGATTGTCGTGGCATCTGGCTTGCCAGGCTCGCATGTAGCCACAGTGAAGCTATCAACGAGCCGGAGTACGAAATATCTAGGGAATGTGCCGCCCAGATTGCAGACACTGTAAATTGTTAGCTTCGTGGCCGCGGCATATGAGTCCGGTGTTACTTACGTTGCAAGGAGAGTCATGTAAGTACCGCCAATGACGGGATCAGACACCCGGGCATGGAAGGCAGAGACAGCGACAAACATGATTGTGTTTGTGAATGTTGAGAAAAGGTGTTCAGCGATAACCACCAATAGATACCAAGATGTAACTCCTTCATCGGGGAAAATAGCGACGACGAACTGGGCGGAGAGAGCAGCGACAAGTCTGCCCACAAATCCCCAGCACCAAAGGCGCATCGGCGTATACTTTTGTGACCACATTCCGGCGTAGTAGCCCAGTCCAATCTCGAATGGGAAGTCGATGAGAACCGTCAGCGCCATGTTGTCCTTGCCAAAGCCCTTgtcgagaagcttcaagTTTGTAACGCCGTCGTTGGCCTGGAAGCCAATCTTGGCAATCAGATGAACAATGATAATGGTCTGGacgttcttgagcttgagaataCCCCACATGATGCGATAGACATCCCAGACACCATCCTCATTCTGCGACTTGTCCTCCTTTTTCAAAAGACCAAGTCCCACGGTGACAATGATGTATGACCATCCCCAGAACTTGAGATATCCCCCCAGTGAGAGAAGACCATCATCTGAGGGAACCGCCCTGAACCACTTGTTGGCAAAGTCGGCAGCATTGAAGGCGAGGAACACAGTGTATGACATAAAGTGGCCAGCAGTGAGACCAACAGTCTGCGCAGTTGAAGCGTATGATACATTTCCAGGCGTCAGGAGAGTGAGCGCCCAGCCGTCCACAGCGATATCCTGGGTGGCGCACATGAGGACGAGAAAGAACCACCAAAGCATGAACGAGAACGCTGTCATGCCGCCAGGCTTACCAGCGGTGGCCATCATGTCTTCCACATGAGATCCTAACCAGAGCATACCGAAGCCGGAGAGAAACTGAATCGGGACGATCCATGTCTTGCGCCGACCAATCTTGGGACTCCAGACAGCGTCCACGAAAGGACTCCAGAAGAGCTTCAGGGAGTAAGGATATGAAGCGAGACTGAAGATACCAATTTCGCTGTACGACATATGATTCTTCAGCAAAAAGGGCACAGAGCCTGTGGCCAAGCCCATGGGGATGCCCTGCAAGAAGTATAGAAGCACCAAGAGGAGAAAGTTCCTCTGGTCTTGTCGAGGAAGATCGAAGAAACcatggttgttgagagaaGGGGTCTTGGGGATCGGATCGTCGAGGGAAAAGGACTCGCTCTTGATGAAATTGGCCGCAACGTTATCGGCGTCTTGATTGGCCGCCTTGCGGCGCATCTCTACTCCGCTGCTCATTTTGCCGTTGCCGTTGAGGTGACCGTTTCCATTCGCATCCTCTGCTTCTGTCTTGATCGTCAGGGGCGGCCGGGCGGGTTTGTTTTGAGGTCGTCGAGCCCTGGCGGTCATAGGGGCCAAGAGTAACGGAGAATCGAGGCTACGGCGCGTACAGTATAAAGGAGAGGTAGTACCGTGGAAGGATGTAAAGGGGGGTTGAACGAATGCGACGAGGCGTCAAAAGCGTCAAAGTCAGATGCGGGTGGGTTCGAGATGTCTTGTCGTGACGTATAAACTGGAGAATTTCAAGGATAGAGGTCGTAAGTAATGGAAAGCCAAGAAGTAGAATTCGAAGAGAAGTGAAGAATAATGCTTgggagtgagtgagtgagagagagaatgtATTGTAGTTGaaggaatgaagaagaaatggaagtCTGTATTTGTCAGTTCCTGGAGTGCTGAGCTAGGTATAGAGGGCCAGTAAATCTGAAGCGGGCCTCAGATACAGAAGGTCACTGCTGGCCTGTGTTTCGGATACGGTTTGGCgtataaaaaaagggaaCCTAGCAGGCTCCCGCTACCGTGGCCTTTAATAGTGAAATATGATTGGACTGTTTTttgaagatggatggatctAGGATCTCGAATGGGGATAGGTAAGGATGAATCTTCTACCTGGCCTTTTTGAAAAGCTTCAGTGGCGACAGACAACATCTACGTAAGAGATATCTTAATCAGACGTAACGATAACCGCCGGAATATTTTTAACCCTCTACAAAAGTATCCAAACTGACTCTGAACCCAACAAGGTGCCACGCTCACAAACCGCTGCGTGAACCTAGCAGACCCGAACCCCAAAAGCCAAGGACTCTTCGGAACTCGCGTCTttccagaagaggaagcgCGTCAGGGGTTGGCTGCTGATGATGTTCCGGGGTCACAGCCAATAAAAACAAGTCCGATCTGTCACTGGAGGATGACTTACAGATGGAGACCAAGCAAGACATT
The window above is part of the Fusarium musae strain F31 chromosome 6, whole genome shotgun sequence genome. Proteins encoded here:
- a CDS encoding hypothetical protein (antiSMASH:Cluster_6.4~SMCOG1131:major facilitator transporter~BUSCO:EOG092624UF), whose amino-acid sequence is MTARARRPQNKPARPPLTIKTEAEDANGNGHLNGNGKMSSGVEMRRKAANQDADNVAANFIKSESFSLDDPIPKTPSLNNHGFFDLPRQDQRNFLLLVLLYFLQGIPMGLATGSVPFLLKNHMSYSEIGIFSLASYPYSLKLFWSPFVDAVWSPKIGRRKTWIVPIQFLSGFGMLWLGSHVEDMMATAGKPGGMTAFSFMLWWFFLVLMCATQDIAVDGWALTLLTPGNVSYASTAQTVGLTAGHFMSYTVFLAFNAADFANKWFRAVPSDDGLLSLGGYLKFWGWSYIIVTVGLGLLKKEDKSQNEDGVWDVYRIMWGILKLKNVQTIIIVHLIAKIGFQANDGVTNLKLLDKGFGKDNMALTVLIDFPFEIGLGYYAGMWSQKYTPMRLWCWGFVGRLVAALSAQFVVAIFPDEGVTSWYLLVVIAEHLFSTFTNTIMFVAVSAFHARVSDPVIGGTYMTLLATVCNLGGTFPRYFVLRLVDSFTVATCEPGKPDATTIKGTLIKDAFSCAVQSEKERCEAGGGTCHMIHDGYYTVNILCVLFGAATFFWYIKPKVLHLQSLPLRAWRLAPGNENKR
- a CDS encoding putative NRPS-like protein biosynthetic cluster (EggNog:ENOG41~antiSMASH:Cluster_6.4~SMCOG1002:AMP-dependent synthetase and ligase), which encodes MEPIVSQDGNSIDASNDESTISEVFGRPILDLHLTLWDLFQDAAHSSPDADAVVSLWQPHNHLSNDQHQAPTGTHEPYLRWSYSQLKDKAERLAESLEELGCREGMRLAVVLGNCAEWGLFFWAAAKLRMAFVPLDATVPLDAKKAILSVKPQVLVAQDVDVTKALDLSDALISQSSICILCTEGDLDSWLQLSDLLKPTEQLDSTHAITDSVEYNPDEDPALIIFTSGTTGEPKGCWHTNRNLVSQCCDFDPEVNAMGPLRWLIHTPVSHVFAINNALRAWRWSGTAVFPSKSFNVDATLKALVQEQCSIMSATPTLVKALMAHPSFPSADQLDLRIVTIGGTSIGAEDIRLCREGLGAQMAIQVFGMSEGAPIITWQRYDPDLVDGWHPGVGKVLPGAAVRICRPETREILPRSEIGELHIGGTSVITKYFNRGADGSMYTDETGNWLATGDQARIDEKGVVYILGRYKDLIIRGGENIYPINIERELQQLDGLQVQVIGVPDDLAGQVPVAIVVLPQDMTKAQVMEKARKADQRYALDSVYTLQELGLERFPLTALGKVKKQQLKARVLKHRQADSTTKTQLSNGASIPPFVDKLLGICEQLTGTQPSVTESFKHLADSITLLRYCDHVLRICGQRLYLQDFVENDTIEKQAHLLLSRKLQQARLVITPEVPKYSPPSSKQQDRTSASASSCGFASSPAEEKDTFFFAKRAVVRAGFSPSDIEDVLPIRHSLHRTAIGSRPQSYHNRMVFRVCNVAQHQILRALQKALDSRPMLRTIVFPASNRVPFHAVLVTSSTLLDQLIHEVEVDSEEDAWNIFRDDSPQAHSSPFMFQIDVVRTMSDGQLFLSFTFNHSVIDALSITHWYHELDHWIQDINTDIPALTPFRLFSDLFTQYEDSEPARKNIAFHTRRLRGISRFSGALWPPQKAPGLLIANDEGSPLVKERRQVRGKVWNGQWDTRAHEFQYPRSGRVLALSSLAKLQDEYSIHPSLFTKSAIVLFNVLQTGSSHALLNVWESGRSWPFIPKWMDKLLPPAMSIDGPTVQWVLNMTEVARNETVLEFLRRMLAESEETKEHEHVPWNKVVQNLSDEGPAAVDASFRQSFVWDVSLVMSLAKGPQSNFTSLEPLARYDWPDW
- a CDS encoding hypothetical protein (EggNog:ENOG41~antiSMASH:Cluster_6.4); translated protein: MNTRPNSRGDISSASGSRPGSKTGSLPRTETVDSRIESPAGMFGSPDDSILPDIFEPCSTDTGYFTPDPRPQGEQSLQLAQSSERNMETQEAHPISSPQAVNQNLRELVDSRIASPAGMFGGPTDLQLFSIREFRSPIAGYFSRDFNLQGPQFLAKVHDQCEKMDDVKARYEDLWLSTQLFWDLMLRMQPNCVISDIKVLRTAVDLMLDVVVGRMLPQLRPEYHPVLAESHLQALSRRLRALELLLRTDMGTCGKSPKMLCGCMVAIKRPNNKDKLWTRHLTIRRDAKGRSEDRGLKFRDLAGLLRLEDFLSHVYNEFEPQLSPASPGAADCGILHTAIALMDDDIKRFIPKKDYNTADELKTEWIYVLCHENFRSSIVLEVMGIVSDAMAFSEKDRTQIHREECDLWAPETVPEPLTGTARFRKLTTFRPDPNRGVSPLHPSYWKRDSKSSEDSSMSRGRKG
- a CDS encoding hypothetical protein (EggNog:ENOG41~antiSMASH:Cluster_6.4) encodes the protein MGYPSGREHYHEPLPLRSGTQPYCSLLFSQRHRNNRPEPIDLSLVADFDEDDLPLFYKSPPGPTTAELQAEINAEFGALIGNSKQPGGEDFLQQRARLRHVPKIERPSVNILEPPSRGYWAPLSSSFEMLPSEGSPSPTSEYHTPPRIRKGFPRTLDLELTNQLEGPPYGSSSSSPQSGSVSSSDSDSPVLWMRPLERIPLLPPTARSPRFDADTLQPIAGNPYRRSSYFNDRHGYSTAEEHRPCQEDTKDTWGGACLDCLFFGVLFVLFMSAIFSYACIVLLFFRNWSRT